From Pseudomonas poae, the proteins below share one genomic window:
- the iolE gene encoding myo-inosose-2 dehydratase: MPAIRIGINPISWSNDDLPALGGETPLSTALSEGKEIGYEGFELNGKFPKDAKGVGDVLRPYALDLVSGWYSSRLARRSVAEEIEAIAGHVELLKQNGATVLVYGEVADSIQGSRIRLIERPRFHSEQAWQDYADKLTELARFTLSQGVRLAYHHHMGAYVESPEDIDQLMRRTGPEVGLLFDSGHCYMGGGEPLEVLRKHIERICHVHFKDVRKAVVQLARNQMWSFPDCIVNGTFTVPGDGDIDFAELLDVLLAANYEGWLVVEAEQDPAVAPSYIYAKKGYDTLRALLNERTQK, from the coding sequence ATGCCCGCAATCCGAATTGGCATCAACCCGATCTCCTGGAGCAACGACGACTTGCCGGCCCTGGGCGGTGAAACGCCCTTGAGCACCGCCCTCAGCGAAGGCAAGGAAATCGGCTACGAAGGTTTTGAACTCAACGGCAAATTCCCCAAGGACGCCAAAGGCGTCGGCGATGTGCTGCGCCCCTACGCGCTGGACCTGGTGTCCGGCTGGTACTCCAGCCGCCTGGCCCGGCGTTCGGTGGCCGAAGAAATCGAAGCCATCGCTGGACATGTCGAGTTGCTCAAACAGAATGGCGCGACGGTGCTGGTGTACGGCGAGGTGGCCGATTCGATCCAAGGCTCGCGCATCCGTCTGATCGAACGCCCGCGTTTCCACAGCGAACAGGCCTGGCAGGACTACGCTGACAAACTCACCGAACTGGCGCGCTTCACGCTCTCCCAGGGCGTGCGTCTGGCCTACCACCACCATATGGGCGCCTACGTCGAATCCCCGGAAGACATTGACCAACTGATGCGCCGAACGGGGCCGGAAGTCGGCCTGCTGTTCGATTCGGGCCACTGCTATATGGGCGGTGGCGAACCCCTTGAGGTGCTGCGCAAACACATCGAGCGCATCTGCCACGTGCACTTCAAGGATGTGCGCAAGGCGGTGGTGCAACTGGCACGCAACCAGATGTGGAGCTTCCCCGATTGCATCGTCAACGGCACGTTCACCGTGCCTGGAGACGGTGATATCGACTTTGCCGAATTGCTCGATGTGCTGCTGGCGGCAAACTACGAGGGCTGGCTGGTGGTCGAAGCCGAGCAGGACCCGGCGGTGGCGCCCAGCTATATCTATGCGAAAAAGGGCTATGACACCTTGCGGGCACTTCTCAACGAGAGGACTCAGAAATGA
- the iolC gene encoding 5-dehydro-2-deoxygluconokinase, with protein MGQTRFASGRQLDLICLGRLGVDLYAQQVGARLEDVSSFAKYLGGSSANIAFGTARLGLRSAMLSRVGDDHMGRFLVESLAREGCDVSGIKVDPERLTALVLLGLKDRETFPLVFYRENCADMALRAEDVSEAFIASSKALLITGTHFSTDGVYKASIQALDYAAKHNVKRVLDIDYRPVLWGLAGKADGETRFVADQNVSQHVQKILPRFDLIVGTEEEFLIAGGSEDLLTALRTVRELTPATLVVKLGPQGCTVIHGAIPARLEDGAIYPGVRVEVLNVLGAGDAFMSGFLSGWLDDASDERCSQLANACGGLVVSRHACAPAMPTRAELDYLFNSPVPITRPDQDVTLQRLHRVTVPRKAWKQLFVFAFDHRWQLVDLAQRGGQDLSRISDIKQLFIQAIERVERKLAEQGVEADVGLLADQRFGQDALNAASGRGWWIARPVEVQNSRPLAFEHGRSVGSNLIAWPQEQIIKCLVQFHPDDEPLLRLEQEAQLKAVYEASLVSGHELLLEVIPPKDHPSTYPDVLHRSLKRLYNLGIYPAWWKIEAQSAEDWKKLDELIQERDPYCRGVVLLGLNASAEFLADGFQQASQSTTCRGFAVGRTIFQEPSRAWMAGEIDDETLIEQVQATFEQLINAWRSSRG; from the coding sequence ATGGGCCAGACTCGTTTTGCCAGTGGGCGTCAATTGGATCTGATTTGCCTCGGGCGCCTGGGCGTCGACCTCTACGCACAACAAGTAGGTGCGCGGCTTGAGGACGTGTCCAGCTTTGCCAAATACCTCGGCGGTTCCTCCGCCAACATCGCCTTCGGCACTGCGCGGCTGGGGCTGCGTTCGGCGATGTTGAGCCGGGTAGGGGACGACCATATGGGTCGCTTCCTGGTGGAATCCCTGGCCCGCGAAGGCTGCGATGTCAGCGGCATCAAGGTCGACCCGGAGCGCCTCACCGCCCTGGTGTTGCTCGGGCTCAAAGACCGCGAAACCTTCCCTCTGGTGTTCTACCGCGAAAACTGCGCCGACATGGCGCTGCGCGCCGAAGACGTCAGCGAAGCCTTTATCGCCTCCAGCAAAGCCTTGCTGATCACCGGCACGCATTTCTCCACCGATGGCGTGTACAAGGCCAGCATCCAGGCGCTGGACTACGCGGCCAAGCACAACGTCAAGCGCGTGCTGGATATCGATTATCGCCCGGTGCTGTGGGGCCTGGCGGGCAAGGCTGATGGCGAAACGCGGTTTGTCGCCGACCAGAATGTGAGCCAGCACGTGCAGAAAATCCTGCCGCGCTTCGACCTGATTGTCGGCACCGAAGAAGAGTTTTTGATTGCCGGCGGCAGTGAAGATTTGCTCACCGCGCTGCGCACCGTGCGTGAGCTGACCCCGGCGACCCTGGTGGTCAAACTCGGCCCGCAAGGCTGCACGGTGATCCACGGCGCGATTCCTGCGCGCCTGGAAGACGGCGCGATCTACCCTGGCGTGCGGGTTGAGGTGCTGAATGTGCTGGGCGCCGGCGATGCCTTTATGTCGGGCTTTCTCAGTGGCTGGCTGGACGACGCCAGCGATGAGCGCTGCAGCCAGTTGGCCAATGCCTGCGGCGGGCTGGTGGTGTCCCGTCACGCCTGTGCACCGGCGATGCCGACCCGCGCCGAGCTGGATTACCTGTTCAACAGCCCGGTGCCGATTACCCGCCCGGATCAGGATGTAACCTTGCAACGCCTGCACCGTGTCACTGTGCCGCGCAAGGCCTGGAAGCAGCTGTTCGTCTTTGCCTTCGACCACCGCTGGCAACTGGTGGACCTGGCCCAACGCGGCGGCCAGGACCTGAGCCGCATCAGTGATATCAAGCAGCTGTTTATCCAGGCCATCGAACGCGTTGAGCGCAAGCTCGCCGAGCAGGGCGTCGAGGCCGATGTGGGCCTGTTGGCCGACCAACGCTTTGGCCAGGACGCGCTCAACGCCGCCAGCGGTCGTGGTTGGTGGATCGCACGCCCGGTGGAAGTGCAGAACTCGCGGCCGCTGGCGTTTGAGCACGGCCGCTCGGTCGGCAGCAACCTGATCGCCTGGCCGCAGGAGCAAATCATCAAATGCCTGGTGCAATTTCATCCTGACGATGAGCCGTTGCTGCGCCTGGAACAGGAAGCGCAACTCAAGGCGGTGTACGAGGCTTCCCTGGTCAGCGGGCATGAGCTGCTGCTGGAAGTCATCCCGCCCAAGGATCATCCGTCGACCTACCCGGACGTGCTCCACCGCAGCCTCAAGCGGCTCTACAACCTGGGGATCTACCCGGCGTGGTGGAAAATCGAGGCGCAGTCGGCCGAGGACTGGAAAAAGCTTGATGAACTGATCCAGGAGCGCGACCCGTACTGCCGTGGCGTGGTGCTGCTGGGCCTGAATGCCTCCGCCGAGTTTTTGGCCGATGGCTTCCAGCAAGCCAGCCAGAGCACCACCTGCCGTGGGTTTGCCGTGGGCCGCACGATCTTCCAGGAACCGAGCCGGGCGTGGATGGCGGGGGAGATTGATGATGAAACGCTGATTGAGCAGGTGCAGGCCACCTTTGAACAGCTGATCAACGCCTGGCGCAGTTCCAGAGGCTGA
- a CDS encoding TIM barrel protein, whose amino-acid sequence MKSPLRFALNRMVAPNLSLPDFIQLAAALKCDAIEIRNDLKNREIEYGTPASHVRQLCAAQGITVLSINALYPFDVWNDERRAQAITLATYARECGAQGLVMCPLNEPGDTRNDAQRAAGLRTALSELAPILREHGILGFVEPLGFEESALRRKRVAVDAIQSIGGLDVFRVVHDTFHHHLANEHEFFPELTGLVHISGVEDAEAPLNSIRDGHRVLVGEGDILGNAAQIDTLLSSGYGGYLSFEPFAESVHELADIQQAIGASIAHLQNPRT is encoded by the coding sequence ATGAAGTCGCCCCTACGTTTTGCCCTTAACCGCATGGTCGCGCCCAACTTGTCCCTGCCGGATTTCATCCAGTTGGCGGCCGCGCTCAAGTGCGATGCCATCGAGATCCGCAACGACCTCAAGAACAGGGAAATCGAATACGGCACCCCGGCCAGCCACGTGCGTCAATTGTGCGCGGCGCAGGGCATTACGGTGCTGTCGATCAACGCGCTGTACCCCTTTGACGTGTGGAACGACGAACGCCGCGCCCAGGCAATCACGCTGGCCACCTATGCCCGCGAATGCGGCGCGCAGGGCCTGGTGATGTGCCCGCTCAACGAACCCGGCGACACGCGCAACGACGCCCAGCGCGCCGCCGGTTTACGCACAGCGTTGAGCGAGCTGGCGCCGATCCTGCGCGAGCATGGGATTCTCGGGTTCGTCGAACCCCTCGGCTTCGAAGAATCGGCTCTGCGCCGCAAGCGCGTGGCGGTGGACGCGATCCAGTCCATCGGTGGCCTGGATGTGTTCCGCGTGGTGCACGACACCTTCCACCACCACCTGGCCAACGAACATGAGTTCTTCCCGGAACTGACCGGGCTGGTGCATATCTCGGGTGTGGAAGATGCCGAGGCGCCGCTCAATTCGATTCGCGACGGCCACCGTGTGCTGGTAGGCGAGGGCGATATCCTTGGCAATGCGGCGCAGATCGACACCTTGCTCAGCAGCGGTTACGGCGGCTATCTGTCATTTGAGCCGTTTGCCGAGAGCGTGCATGAACTGGCGGATATCCAGCAGGCGATCGGGGCAAGTATCGCCCACTTACAAAACCCCCGGACCTGA
- the iolB gene encoding 5-deoxy-glucuronate isomerase — translation MSLLVKSSKRGQTMVALEEGRLEYVGFAAYRLSLGETLPVTAGDQELCLVLLSGRVTIEGEGFNWQNLGDRQSVFEDKSPFAAYLPPGTDAQVTALSDVQIAVCAAPGAPGYAPRLIRPEHCKRSVRGKGANTRYVCDILPDSDPAHSLLVVEVRTPSGHSSSYPPHKHDTDDLPHQSFLEETYYHQINPPQGFVFQRVYTDDRSIDQAMAVENSDLVVVPKGYHPVSVPYGYESYYLNVMAGPKRAWHFHNDPQHAWLLDL, via the coding sequence ATGAGCTTGCTGGTCAAAAGCAGTAAACGCGGGCAAACCATGGTTGCCCTGGAAGAAGGGCGTCTGGAGTACGTGGGCTTTGCCGCCTACCGCCTGAGCCTGGGAGAAACGCTGCCGGTCACCGCAGGCGATCAGGAGTTGTGCCTGGTGCTGCTCAGCGGCCGCGTGACTATCGAAGGCGAGGGTTTCAACTGGCAGAACCTGGGAGACCGGCAGTCGGTGTTCGAGGACAAATCCCCGTTCGCCGCGTACCTGCCGCCCGGCACCGACGCGCAGGTCACCGCGTTGAGCGACGTCCAGATCGCGGTCTGCGCCGCACCGGGTGCGCCGGGTTACGCGCCACGCCTGATCCGCCCCGAGCACTGCAAACGCAGCGTGCGCGGCAAGGGCGCCAATACCCGCTATGTGTGCGACATCCTGCCCGACAGCGACCCGGCCCATTCGCTGCTGGTAGTGGAAGTGCGCACGCCGTCCGGGCATTCGTCGAGCTACCCGCCGCACAAGCACGACACCGATGACCTGCCGCACCAGAGCTTCCTCGAAGAGACGTATTACCACCAGATCAACCCGCCCCAGGGCTTTGTATTCCAGCGCGTGTACACCGACGATCGCAGCATCGACCAGGCCATGGCCGTGGAGAACAGCGACCTGGTGGTGGTGCCCAAGGGGTACCACCCGGTCAGCGTGCCCTACGGTTACGAGTCCTATTACCTGAACGTGATGGCCGGCCCCAAGCGCGCCTGGCACTTCCATAACGACCCGCAGCACGCCTGGCTGCTGGACCTTTAA